In Trichlorobacter lovleyi, the DNA window AGCTGCCGCTTCAGGTGCCTTGGGCGCCTCAGTTGCAACTGCAGCAGCAGGCGCCGCATCTTTTTTCTCTTCAGCCATGGCAGATACGCCTACCAGAGCGGTGAAGAGGGTCAACATGACAACAATGAGTGAATGCTTGAGTTTCATAACCAGCCTCCTGACTATTTAAATGGCTTCTTGATGTGTGTTTAGATTGCTTCGCCACCGGTCTCGCCGGTGCGGATACGTACGGCTTCTTCCAGGCCGATGACAAAAATCTTGCCATCACCGATGCGACCGGTCTTGGCTGTGTTCTGGATGCTCTCAACCACCTTGGCCACCAGGTCGTCAGAAACAGCGATCTCCAGTTTTACCTTGGGGATGAAGTCAACGACATATTCGGCGCCACGGTACAGCTCCGTGTGGCCTTTCTGGCGTCCGAATCCCTTGACCTCGCTGACCGTGATTCCCTCGATGCCGATTTCGTTCAGGGCATCCTTGACTTCATCCAGTTTGAACGGCTTGATGATCGCTTCTACCAGTTTCATGGTGTCAGCCTCCTTTCGATCCTTCTGAGTGTGTATAGTGTTCCTGCGTTGTGGCTAAAAAATCCGGGGGCCTGACACCCCCGGTACATGAAGGAGGACAGCGGCGTTTGTCATGCCCACGCCCTGAGGCGCCTGTCGGTTATTTCCATAGCACTAGCCGTGCCATCTTTGAAAATGCCATAAAAACAGGTGGATATGTCTATAAGTAGGGCATGGAAGGTTGATACAGTGACTTATTTGCCTATCTAGTAGTCATGTCGGCGTAATTATTAGTCAGGGTGAGGGTATTTTGGTCAGTGGTGCATTTTGTTGCATGCATTGGTTTAATTTGTGAACAATAATTAAATGACTGTAAGGTTTGTCTCTTGAGAAGGTAAAAATAAGGCCCACAATCAGCATGCTCAGCTGATTGTGGGCCGTGAAATACTGCCCGTGAATGTACTACTGATGTAACTATTTGTCCTTACTGCTGCCCTCATCCGGGTTAAACATAGCTCCAAAGTGAACTGTTTGGAAATCAGGGTATGCCGAAGCACCGTGCTCAGCCATGTCAAGCCCGGCCATCTCTTCTTCCTTTGAAACCCGCATACCGATCACCAGGTCAATAACCTTGAAGAGGATCAGGCCGCAACCAAAGGCCCAGAGAAAACATGCGCCAATTCCTGCCAACTGCACACCAACCTGTTTGATGCTGAATCCGGCAGTATTAAAGAGACCTGCGGCTAAGGTGCCCCATGCGCCGCAAACGCCATGCACCGATATTGCGCCGACGGGATCATCAATTTTGATCTTATCGAAGAACATGACCGATAAAACAACCAGTACACCGGCAACCAGTCCGATAATGACAGATGAAAGCGGCGAGACATTGGCGCAACCGGCAGTTATGCCGACAAGACCTGCTAGGGCACCGTTCATGGTCATACCGACATCGGGCTTGCCAAACCTAAGCCAGGTGAAGAACATAGCAGAGTTGGCGCCCGCTGCTGCAGCAAGCGTGGTGGTTACAGCAATAATAGCGATGGTGTTGTTGCCTGTTGTTGTTGAACCGGGGTTGAATCCATACCAGCCGAACCAGAGCAGGAAAACACCCAGACCGGCCAATGGGATATTGTGACCAGGAATAGGGCGCATATTGCCATTTTTGTCATATTTGCCAATACGGGGCCCAACAATAAGTGCCCCAGCAAGGGAAAGCCACCCACCCATAGAGTGAACTACTGTTGATCCGGCAAAATCAATGAATCCAAGTCCTGCCAGCCAGCCAGCACCTTTGTACAGGCTGCCCCAAGCCCATGAACCGAATATTGGATAGATAACGGCAGAGACTACAAATGAATAAGCAATATAGGCGCTGAATTTAGTACGTTCCGCAACCGCACCGGAAATA includes these proteins:
- a CDS encoding P-II family nitrogen regulator, giving the protein MKLVEAIIKPFKLDEVKDALNEIGIEGITVSEVKGFGRQKGHTELYRGAEYVVDFIPKVKLEIAVSDDLVAKVVESIQNTAKTGRIGDGKIFVIGLEEAVRIRTGETGGEAI
- a CDS encoding ammonium transporter translates to MKLKHALFVVMFVLFAGMVGISAMAEEKKDAAPVAATAEAPQAAATATPAIATPAPVAAAPAATAKPPLTADEVQTNLNFVWTLIAAFLVFVMQAGFAMVEIGFTRAKNACNILMKNMMDFSAGAIAYWAIGFGLMFGVSNGFFGTTHFFFSGVGEADQPWNFAFWMFQVVFAATTATIISGAVAERTKFSAYIAYSFVVSAVIYPIFGSWAWGSLYKGAGWLAGLGFIDFAGSTVVHSMGGWLSLAGALIVGPRIGKYDKNGNMRPIPGHNIPLAGLGVFLLWFGWYGFNPGSTTTGNNTIAIIAVTTTLAAAAGANSAMFFTWLRFGKPDVGMTMNGALAGLVGITAGCANVSPLSSVIIGLVAGVLVVLSVMFFDKIKIDDPVGAISVHGVCGAWGTLAAGLFNTAGFSIKQVGVQLAGIGACFLWAFGCGLILFKVIDLVIGMRVSKEEEMAGLDMAEHGASAYPDFQTVHFGAMFNPDEGSSKDK